Genomic segment of Xanthobacter dioxanivorans:
CGGCATCACCGCCGCCGGAAGCCGGTCGGCGCCCCGGCGCGGATCGACATTCAGATCGACCGGCGCCCTCCCGACACCGCCGTCATGGCCGGGCTTGTCCCGGCCATGACGGCGGCCGAAGAAAACGCGGACACTGAAGGTCGATCGGTCCCAGGTCGTTTCCCCGTTTCACGGAATCGGGGAAACGACCGCTGTCTCTGCACGATCGCGTTTTCTTCGCGCGAACCGGTCTCCACTTCGCTCGAAAACGCCCTGGAGAAAATCTGCCCTCTCCCCGCATACGGCCGAGCGACCAGCCGGATGAAAAAACATGAACAAATCGAGAAAATACAACAAACAATCAGCGGGGAGAGGGCAGCCGACCGGGGGCAGCGGCCTCCGGCGGAAGGGGTGGAGCCGGGCGGCCCCGGCCGGACGGCCGGGACGCTGCCCGCGGCATGAAAGGCGGCGGACCAGCCTCAGCTTCCGGTCTTCAGCGTGGTCAGGGACACGAAGCTGGGCTTGGGGCCGGGCGCGGCGGGACGGCTCGGATCGTGCTCTTTCAGCACCTTGAACACGCGCTCCGCCATGGGATTGGACTTGATGAAATCCTCATAGGCCTGCGACAGCATGGACTGCGCCGCCGTGAAGATCTCGTCCTCGCTCATGCCCTCGAACTCGGCGGACACGAGGTACTGGCCCATGCGCCGCAGGATATGCAGGCGAAGCACCTGGAGCACTTCCGGCTGGTACTCCACCTGCAGGAGCTCGAAGAACTCTTCCGCGCTGTGCAGGGACTTCAGCTTGTCGACTACCGACATCGCGACCTCCTCTTTGTCATTTTTCCGGACGGGCCCGAGCACCCGCGGCAACGCCCCGGGGGCCGTCACGCCGCCTCGTCCGCAGTGGCCCCGCGCCCGCGCGGCCGCTCGCTCTGCAGATGCGCCAGGCGCGCTTCCAGGAACTCGATCCGGTCGAGGAGCGAGACGATGGCCTCGCCCACCGGGTCCGGCATCAGGTGATGCTCAAGGTCGATGCGGCCGTCGCCGACCCGGCGGCGGTCGGCCATGGCCTTCACCACCCGGCCCGGAATGCCCACCACCGTCATGCCGGGGGCACGTCCTCGATCACCACCGAATTGGCGCCGATGCGGCAGCCCGCCCCCACCGTGATCGGCCCGAGGATCTTGGCGCCGGCGCCCACCAGCACGCCGTCGCGCAACGTGGGGTGGCGCTTGCCAGGGGTCCAGGAGGTGCCGCCCAGGGTCACCCCGTGATAGAGGGTCACGTCGTCGCCGACCTCGGCGGTCTCGCCGATCACCACGCAGGCGCCGTGATCGATGAAGAAGCCCCGGCCGATGGTGGCGCCGGGATGGATGTCCACGTTGGTCAGGAACCGCCCGAGCCAGGACAGGAAGCGCGCCGGGAACTTGATGCCCCGCCGCCACAGCCGGCTGGCGAGCCGGTGCCAGATGACCGCATGCACGCCGGGATAGGTGAGGACGATCTCCACCGTGTTGCGCGCCGCCGGATCACGGGACTTCACGCAGTTCACGTCCTCGCGGATGAGCCGCCAGACCGAGAGCGAGCGCGCATCCGCCTTCGCCGGGGCGGTGGCGAGGGGCACCTCGGTTCCTTGCCATTTCGGGCTTCCCATGATCATGGGTCAGGCTCCCATCACTGCGGCGTGGCGGCGCTTGAGCGCCCCTTCGGTGAAGCTGTCCTCGTAGAAGCGCTTGAGCACCTCGGCGGAGACCGACTGCTTGGTGCGGGTGGCGAAGTCGCGCACCCGGGCGAGAATGGCGCGGCCGCGCGCCTCGTCCACCGCGAGCCCCTCGT
This window contains:
- the nifW gene encoding nitrogenase stabilizing/protective protein NifW, which codes for MSVVDKLKSLHSAEEFFELLQVEYQPEVLQVLRLHILRRMGQYLVSAEFEGMSEDEIFTAAQSMLSQAYEDFIKSNPMAERVFKVLKEHDPSRPAAPGPKPSFVSLTTLKTGS